The Elaeis guineensis isolate ETL-2024a chromosome 14, EG11, whole genome shotgun sequence genomic sequence TTTTATCCTAGCTGTTATATTTtgactattttaaaaaaaaaaattgatatgatatttgGTTTCCGAAGTTAACTGTctgaatattaaataaaaataaattttaaagagaTAAATCCAGATTTTTCAAAGAATATAAACATAATTTATTTCTAATGTCAAAAGAATTTCTATAATTTACCTATTATGTTATTCCAAATACACCTTCCAACTCCCGGTATTCCCCTCTCCCCTTGCACCTCTATTTCACTATTCCTATCCTCTCTTGCTCTCTCCCCCTCTCATTACATCTATCTCGGTACAAAAAGATGTCCAAATCCCCATGAATAACCCCCCGCAAGTTCATTAAAAAAATGTACTTGCGGAAcaagaaatagaagaaaatctGATCTTCTTTTGCTTCCGATCTATATCCGCTACTGGAATGTAGGTTCATAGAAATGGCCAAGGAAGAAACCATGAATGGTTCAAAATGCTATAGCTTCAGACAAAATGCTGCAACTTTATTATCATAACACTGGTATCATCCACCGAACCTCTAGCAGCAGATACATCAGCAAGCCTTTTACAAGCAGAGAGCAGCGATGGGTTTTCAGTGTCGATGCACAAGGGCCGAGCTATATCAACTGCCTCCTGATTGCCTACCTAGAAGATTAGAGAAGAAGAATACTTACGTCATGCTTTTGATCCAAGAAGAGCCACATGAGAGGATAGATTAGATAGCCATTAAAAAAATTGTCAAGAGCAAAATGGTACCTTATCCCATAGCCCATCAGAGGCCAGAATTAAGAATTCGCAATCAGGttctatcttaaaaattttagtcTCTGGCTCTGGTATAACCCATTGTTTAAGATGTGAATCTCCAATTCCCCTGGATACAGCTAGGCAGCCTTGCAACCTCCACGTTCCTCGGCAGTAATCCACAAAGCCTCCCTGCACGGCATAAAGCTCATAATTGTAAGCCAATGGGTGATAATGCTACAGAGTTACGGtaaaaaaagatgatgaagcCCAACCTAACAGACTCCCATTGCCAACTTAGTGAACCATTTATAATTCATGATTTAAAGATGACTTACGAAGTTCTCAATTCGCTCCCTTTCGTCTTCCCGTGAAGGCCTGTGATCAGATGTGAGAGCCTCCGCCGTACCAGCTCGGCTCAAAACAGCACGACAGTCGCCACAATTGGAAACGAAAAGGTCACCCTTTCTAATCAAGGCAGTGACACAGCAAGTGCCTCCTCCCACATCCTGTTTTAGAAACTCGGCGTCTGTTTTCAGGTACGCAATCTTGACTGCTTCCTCTATCTCGCCCCAGCTTTCTCCTCCTCTCATCACAACTTCCTCTACTATACGCTCACCCATCTTCTCCGAAGCAAATTCAGCAGCTTTGTTACCACCATGGCCATCAAAAATTCCAAAGAATGCCTgttcatcaaataaataaatagattgaTTAATTAACTACGTCTTCTGAGTTCAACAAGACGGGGATTACCAACATTTGAAGATGTTGAAAAGTTTTTCCCCTTCTACGAAGATGACAGATTCCAATTTTCTGAAATCAGGAGAAATGTATGCTAAGATTGAAAGCTTCCCGCCTTCAAGTCGTCGTCGAGAAATTTCAAACGCTAGAAAAGTTtcccttttttctcttttataaaaataatagattgtgATCTTGTAAAACAGAAGAAATGTATTCTGAGACGGCAAACACCTTCCCGTTTGAATCATTAAAAAGTTTGGAACGTTTGAAAACTTCCAATTTCTCTCCccttccattcaaaaaaaaacgATAGCTAGTAATTTTATAAAAACAGAGGAAATATATGCTAAAACCGAAGCAAATCTCACTTTGATCAAATAAACTTTCAAAGTATAGTTTTGTCTCCAATTCCGTCCCCTGAACGAACGCTCATATGAAAATGCTAATAAAAggaaaatggatgagaaaagagagaaaacaaACGAGTAACTACCAATTGGGGATCTCCATGGAAATCGAGCTCGGCCTTGTGCCGatcctccatctccaacctcttccttcccctcttgCAGTACACAGAGAACCGCTCGCTCTCCGCCTCCACCTCCCTCTGGCCGTCCGACCCCACCGGCGCGGCGAATGTCAAGGCTTCCGCGAGCGGTATATGGATccgcgccggcctcttcctcttTAGCAGCGAAGCAATCCTGACCGAATTCAAACCCGAACTCGATGAAGTCGGTGGCGGAGAAGGGGAAGACGAGTCTACGGCCCTAAACGCCCTGATCGCCGCCGCCCCTCTCTGGGACCTGGACCGGAACGGCGAGGTGGAGCACGGCATCGGCGATGCAGAAGGCGAGCCCTCGGACGCATGGAGGTGGTGCTGCGCTACGGTTAGGCTTAGGGTTTCAGGGGAGCTCTTGCAAGAAAGAGGGATCCGAGAAGGCGAGAACACCGGAGAGCTCGATATCGCAACGGAACAAGACATCGTTCCTTTTTGAATTCCCCCTTCCCCTCATGTAGAGCGTTTTATAGCCCCAGGGGTGGGACTCAAATGTCCCTCCTGAACTCGCTTTTACAAAGAGAAACTCCAATCACACGGTTGAAATGACGTGCAACTTTTCCGTTCTGGTTTATCACTTACCGCTGCTCTTGGATAAGAAGATGGTATATGAAGGGACATTGAATGGAGCGCATGGTGGCGCCTGGAATGGAGTCCAAATCTCCGTATATCGCGTGTTAGAGAAGCGTTGGAGCTTATCTTTGCTTCTTCAAATGTTCGACGCGGTCCATTGGACGTTAAGCAAGAGGGTAGCTATTGTTTCTAAACGCGAAACAGggaaatgaaggacgaagaaagTGCCACGAATAAGAATTAGCTGAAGAAATGACGCCACTTTGGTCTGGACTTGGGGTGTCACGTTGTGTATTCCTATTTTGCTGTTTTGTGTTTTGTTCAAATGGCGGTGGTCCTGCGTCCTGGTCTACAGAGTCATAACTGTGGACAGCTGGGAGACCAGGATATAAGAAAAATTATAATAGCATAAGCGACCGTTGGAGAAGAGGCGGACTAGGAAAGTAACCGTTGGAGGCGCCGGGAAGGGGGACGAACGTTATCCCACTGGATCACGAGTTTTTTATATTCCTTTGCCTGGCATGAACCGTGTTAAGTCGTAATAAATCGCTACACCGTCGACGAAACTGCCTTAATGCATGTACATTTATACCCCTCCTGGACGAGCCTTCTACTCTGATAGTTATTGTATAATTGTGTATCAGGTGCCACTTTATTTTCTTCTGGTATAGGTGTAGCTAAATCAGGGAGAGATACCACCACTAAACTTCAACCCAATTGGTGGGTGAAACATTGGAGTGGGGAGTCTGGCTAAGAGATCTCCGTAAAAACTTATGATACATGCTTCAATCGGCAAATTATGGATAAATTAATGGTTTAGTTCAACGATGGTGTCAAGATCTTCCTTGACAATATATATCATTGGCTGATATATTTCATAATTCCACGTGATCCTTGATaacatctgttggtgcaaaaatccgcttgcgtcggagaagctggagtcgagaaagtcgcggtcgccgccgggacctgcaaaggaagtctaaaccggaggtggggttgctccggcaagatactccgatgctcaagtcagttctctgcctcaacaagaatggagtgctcgaacggagaatttagcagagtttttagatgaaagatgagagcttattgaataacgtatctggagcccccttttataggcggagggggcggtagcctgatagcgacatctgtaaccgtctggcagcgagctgcctagggtcaggcggagtttgttgcagagagtagtggggtggaccctggctatcatcggggtgtgccacgtggggcctgccacgggaagtggagcggcgtccgctgtcgtgactcatctgggggtggtggaatcgcacaggatccgccgcagggagtggagcagaatcatgaccgttaatacagcctgtcagggagtaatggggtcgcgtagggtccgccgcagggagtggagtagaatcatggccgttattgtggcctgcctgggagtgcagatccgtcggctaaagttcggcagcggtcggagctgatgacggagtctgactcccgtaggagtccggacggagtcctccttgcggttggagtcgtgggcggagcccggctcccgtaggagtccgggcggagtcccctgcaatcaaaatcaggtgcgaagttcggctcccgtaggagtccgggcggagtcccctgcaatcaaaatcaggtgcgaagtccggctcccgtaggagtccgggcagagtctacttgcggttgaagttgtcggcggagtccggctcccgtaggagtccggacgaagtctgtctgcagccgttggagtcgaggacgaagtccggcttctgtaggagttcgggcggagtcttcttgcaattaaaattaaaggcgaagtccggctcccgtaggagtccggacaaggcttaccggcagttgatgttaaggacggagcccggctcccgtaggagttcggacggagtctatttgcggttgaagttcggcagcggtcggagctgatgacggagtctggctcccgtaggagtccggacggagttctccttgcggttggagtcgtgggcggagcccggctcccgtaggagtccgggcggagtcccctgcaatcaaaatcaggtgcgaagtccggttcccgtaggagtccgggcggagtcttcctgcaattaaagtcaaaggcgaagtccggctcccataggagtccggacaaggcttaccggcagttgatgttgaggacgaagcccggctcccgtaggagtccgggcggagtctacttgcggttgaagttgtcagcggagtccggctcccgtaggagtccggacgaaatctgtctgcag encodes the following:
- the LOC105057113 gene encoding probable protein phosphatase 2C 32, whose amino-acid sequence is MSCSVAISSSPVFSPSRIPLSCKSSPETLSLTVAQHHLHASEGSPSASPMPCSTSPFRSRSQRGAAAIRAFRAVDSSSPSPPPTSSSSGLNSVRIASLLKRKRPARIHIPLAEALTFAAPVGSDGQREVEAESERFSVYCKRGRKRLEMEDRHKAELDFHGDPQLAFFGIFDGHGGNKAAEFASEKMGERIVEEVVMRGGESWGEIEEAVKIAYLKTDAEFLKQDVGGGTCCVTALIRKGDLFVSNCGDCRAVLSRAGTAEALTSDHRPSREDERERIENFGGFVDYCRGTWRLQGCLAVSRGIGDSHLKQWVIPEPETKIFKIEPDCEFLILASDGLWDKVGNQEAVDIARPLCIDTENPSLLSACKRLADVSAARGSVDDTSVMIIKLQHFV